AAATGATTACTCGTTATACCTACCCCGAAATGGCGGCCATTTGGACAGAAGAAAATGAATTCCGTACGATCTTGAAAGTCGAAATCCATGCCGCGGAAATCATGGCGGAATTGGGACAGGTGCCCAAAGCAGCCGTAGCCGTGATTAAAGAGAAAGCCGATTTCAACATGGAACGTTTGCGTGAGATCGAGGCGGTAACGCATCATGACATCCTGGCATTTCTCCAGGCAGTGGCGGAAAATGTCGGCGATGAAGCAAAATATATCCACATGGGTTTGACGTCTACGGACGTAAAAGATACCGCGCTCGGCTCGATGATGAATCAGGCCTGCGACATTATCCTGGCCGACCTGGAAAAATTCCGGCAGGTGCTGCGGCGTCGCGCGGCGGAACACAAATATACGGTGATGATCGGCCGTACGCATGGCATTCATGCCGAACCGATCACGCTCGGGCTGAAGTTCGCGCTTTGGCTCGACGAAGTGGAACGCAACATCGAACGCGTCAAACGCGCGCAGGAAAGCGTATCCGTCGGCAAAGTATCCGGCGCAGTCGGCACCTATGCCAATGTCGGCCCGGAAGTCGAAGCCTATATCTGCGACAAGATGGGCATCAAGCCTGCCAAGCTGGCGACGCAGGTCATTCAGCGTGACCGCCATGCCGAACTGATGACGACGCTGGCTGTCGTGGCCAGTTCCTTGGATAAATTTGCAACGGAAGTACGCAATTTGCAGCGCACCGATATCCGCGAAGTCGAAGAATATTTTGCGCCAGGTCAGAAAGGCTCGTCGGCGATGCCGCACAAGCGCAATCCGATCACCTGCGAACGCGTCGCCGGTCTGGCACGCGTCGTACGCGGCAATGCGCTGGCGGCGCTCGAAAATGTCGCACTCTGGCATGAACGCGACATCACGCATTCGTCGGTCGAACGGATCATTTTGCCGGACAGCTTCCTGCTGCTCGATTATATGCTGCGCAAGTTTACCAATATCGTCGACAAGCTTTTGGTCTATCCGGATGCGATGAAGGCGAACATGGAAAAGACCGGCGGTCTGGTCTTCAGCCAACGTCTGTTGTTGGCGCTGGTCGATAAAGGCGTCGTGCGCGAAGACGCCTATCGCTGGGTGCAAAAAAACGCGATGGCGCGCTGGATGGAAGGCGCCGATTTCAAAACCAATGTCATTAACGATGAAGAAATTAAAAAATACCTCACGGCAGCGGAGATTGAAGCCTGCTTTGAGTACACCTATTATCTGCGTAATGTAGACACAATTATGGCCCGCTTCGGATTATAAGAATTCCGGCGGAGCAAAGGAGACGAGAAATTATGGGATCAGTAGTTGTTATGGGTACGCAATGGGGCGACGAAGGCAAAGGCAAGATCGTCGATTATTTGGCGGAACAGGCTGACGTGGTTGTCCGCTACCAAGGCGGCAATAATGCCGGGCATACCGTAGTGGTGGGCGGCGAAGAATTCAAACTGCATTTGTTGCCGTCGGGCATCTTATATAATGGCAAAACCTGTCTGATCGGCAACGGCGTCGTGATCGATCCGGGCGTCTTGCTGAAAGAAATCAAAG
Above is a window of Azotosporobacter soli DNA encoding:
- the purB gene encoding adenylosuccinate lyase encodes the protein MITRYTYPEMAAIWTEENEFRTILKVEIHAAEIMAELGQVPKAAVAVIKEKADFNMERLREIEAVTHHDILAFLQAVAENVGDEAKYIHMGLTSTDVKDTALGSMMNQACDIILADLEKFRQVLRRRAAEHKYTVMIGRTHGIHAEPITLGLKFALWLDEVERNIERVKRAQESVSVGKVSGAVGTYANVGPEVEAYICDKMGIKPAKLATQVIQRDRHAELMTTLAVVASSLDKFATEVRNLQRTDIREVEEYFAPGQKGSSAMPHKRNPITCERVAGLARVVRGNALAALENVALWHERDITHSSVERIILPDSFLLLDYMLRKFTNIVDKLLVYPDAMKANMEKTGGLVFSQRLLLALVDKGVVREDAYRWVQKNAMARWMEGADFKTNVINDEEIKKYLTAAEIEACFEYTYYLRNVDTIMARFGL